From Salmo salar chromosome ssa09, Ssal_v3.1, whole genome shotgun sequence:
CTCTGCTGTGGAAGCCCAAACAATTTTATGACATTACTGGCTGGAAGTGTAGCCCTGAAGGCCATCAACACCACTATTGTTTTCCCCAGAACACAAGAGATGCAGAGGACGAAGGTGATCCCAAATGCTGTGTGGCGCAGCATACAGGACCACTCAGAGGGCTGGCCAATGAAAGTAAGAGAACACAGAAAACACAGTCAAGGAGAAGAGAAGCAGGAAGCTCAGCTCAGAGTTGTTGGCCCTCTCAATGGAAGTCTTTTGGAAGTGAACGAAGAGCAATGGCACCACTTTGGTTAAACACGCTCCGACCAATGAGATTGCAGCCAGGAGGATTCCCATGGTTTCGTGAAATGAGATAAATGCCACCCCCTTTGGGACACAGCGACTCTTGTCTCCATTTGACCAGTGTTCCAGGGAACGTACAAGGAATGTACAAGGAAAATGCTATAATCAAGTTGTGTATTACAATAGGCAGCTATCACTtcccagagccatttgcttttctTGTTAgatcctaatgttagctagctaactaacattgaaCTTGGTTGGTTAGcgcccagcactgtggcattgttggcactttgttcattgttgtttaactagctaacattagctggctggctcgctagctaatgttacgtcaCGTGTGCACAACAccagttgaatatggccggtgtcagtaaacatctaGAAAAAAGCGCAATGACATTTTTTACAGCTTGGCTGGTTAGGctattttcatgttatccagaggtaaacaaatcattggcCAGAGCATCAGGTGTgagctccgagagcgaaacgagatggttggggctaaagcttaagagggtgtgaacgatgttgaatgggtgtagacaaagaagagctctccagtaggtaccaaattATTCTAAggcaattttctcaaaagtgagtttacaagttgatcaacttcaaagcagaattactttcccattgttcctcaaatgcagtgtatgatataccattttctagctctgagtctctactttcatccaatgtaaaaaaacacaatttcaaattttgctacgtaagaccgaatccaggtggtgagtcacatattcTAAAAGTTAACACATATTCTACAGTTGATGTATCTTTTTGGTCAGTGGATTTGGTTTGTATCAGTCAGAGCCCAGCCCTATCCACTAAGAGACATAAGGGGCCGCTAGGGGTCCCCCGGaccaaaaataaatacatttagctTAAGGCTAAGGGGCCGGCTGTGGTATCAGTTTTCTCACCTGTAAGGTTGCTGATCTCCCCAGCAGCACAGGGGGGGATACAGGACAAACAGCAGACTGGTATTGTTTTTGATCACCGTCTGGAGGAACCCTGGGAAGCAGCTGTCACTACACACAGACCGAGGCCTCTGAAACACAACACCTGCTCACtccctctaacctgtctgtctctctttactctttcacacatattattaatCCCCCTTGGTCACACAATCATTCAATTCATTCCCGCCTACACATTGTATGTGTCATCTCCGACAAATATAAATATCTTTCATCTAATTATCTATGTTTTATGAAAGTACCTGTAACTTCTaccatgtgttttctgtgtaacTGTGTACCTTTAAGGGATTGCCAGCCCATTCTATCTTTATCCCATTCATGGCAAACTGTTGTCCATTAGGAAGAGAGTCATCGTAATTCCTCGCTGTGACAAACACAGTCTCTGCTGCCTGGTCTCTCTGCCAGTTCACCACCTCATACGTGCCGGGGGCTCTCCGTTCTAATTCTTTTTTAAAACACTCTCCCCAGACTTCATGGTGAAGTTTACGTCTCGCAGGTATCTCAACACCTGCATGCGTTAAAATAATCACCATGTACTTATGTACACTGTCAATGGtaggagaacactttttggttctgaATAAAACCAtgttggttccatgtagaaccctctgtggaaagggttttacacgGAATCCAAaaagattctacctggaaccaaaaagggttcttcaaagtgttctcctaaggggacagccgaagaaccttttagttttctagatagcaccttttttttaagAGTGTAGAATTAATGCAGTTTAGAAGTAGAATGGTGTGATTGTAAATATTTGTCATTTTCATaaaaccagtcagtcagttatcAAATAAGTTAAACAAAATGAACTATCTGTGGGCCATAAAGGTAGCCGCCCACctgtcctggctcgatgctgTCTCACCTGTGCTGGCTCGATGCTGTCTCACCTGTCCTGGCTTGATGCTGTCTCACctgtcctggctcgatgctgTCTCACCTGTGCTGGCTCGATGCTGTCCTACCTGTCCTGGCTTGATGCTGTCTCACCTGTGCTGGCTCGATGCTGTCTCACctgtcctggctcgatgctgTCTCACCTGTGCTGGCTCGATGCTGTCTCACCTGTCCTGGCTCAATGATGTCTCTGTGTGCACAGTTCCTATTCACACCTTGGCCTTTACTGTGCCTGCAGGTCAACAGGTCATGTGGGCTACAGCATACACTGCTTTATACACATTACTAGAGAAGCTCAGCTCGGACATGTCAGTAAAGGGGTTACTGATTAAAAAGAAAAttatatggtgaaactattcctttttaaatagTTTGTGGAACATCTGTTAGTCAAATCACAGTGCAAAAGCAGCTGAGGCGGGTCTACTCTTGgcaatttttttgttttgtgcTGGAAAACTGAACGGGTCGAACATAACACgttaaccctgttacccatagatagacaggctagaaatgctTAAAAACTTCTTAAgcatccgcccctttttttcaattttcgcctgaaatgacaaactcaaatctaactgcctgtagctcaggacctgaagcaaggatatgcatattcgtggtaccatttgaaaggaaacactttgaagtttgtggaaatgtgaaaggaatgtaggacaaTATAagacaatagatctggtaaaagataatacaaagaaaaaaacaaccgttctttagtattttttttgtaccattatctttgaaatgcaagagaaagccataatgtattattccagcccaggtgcaatatacattttggccactagagagCGGCAGTATATGtgtaaagttttagactgatcaaaTTAActattgcatttctgttaaaaaatttgtatcaagactgcacaAATATGACTAATTTGGTTATTAATAACTCTATGTTCACAattgtgcactatcctcaaacaacagcatggtattctttcatagtaatagctactgtaaattggacagtgcagttagatgaacaagaatttaagctttctgccaatatcagatatgtctatgtcctgggaaatcttcttgttacttacaatctCATGCTAATCTCATTAGCcaacattagctcaaccgtcccgtggaagggacactgatCATGAAGAAGTTTTTTAAACAGATTTTTACCAAAACTGAGGCAGGGTGTTGGCTTTagtattgtttcaattaaggactgTAACTTTCAAAGGCActgacaaaatatatatatttagcctcttgagatgggaaaacatgttttttattcaGTTGAACATGTCCTCTTCATGACAGAATATTAAAATCAGGTGAAATAAACCTTCTTTTTTCCCACCAAGTTACACTAGCCAAAAGGGACACATTTTGTGGAAAGACCCAGTAGCGTATTTACCAGAATAAGGACATGCCATTTGCTTGTGTCTTTCACTGGCAGTAGggtgcatgtactgtatgttgacAGAATAGCATTGAAGCTTAATACATTTCGAATTACATGTTTTACGTATTCCAGCAGAGCAGcacatggattttttttttaggaAAAGCATCATTACATGTTTTTATTGTAAgtttccatttcatttcattttcccCATCATGTGTTTCTTGGTATTTAGCTCAGGTTTAAACAGGATTATACAACATTTAGGAGCAAATATACAGAAAAGCATTCCATAACTAGAGGCCAGAATAGCAAAGATCTCCACAGCTACAGTGAACTTCCCAGGAGAGCTGACATAAGCTGGGATAAAGGTGATCCAGACTGCACAGAATATGAGCATGCTGAAGGTGATGAATTTGGCCTCATTGAAGTTATCAGGCAGCTTCCGAGCCAGAAAAGCCAGCACAAAGCACAAGAGAGACAGGAGTCCTATATACCCCAACACAACCCAGAAACCAATAGCTGAACCCACATCACACTCTAGAATGATCTTTTCCTTATATGTCTTCATGTTCTTgtaggggaaaggaggagagactgTTAACCAAAGAACACAGATCAGGACCTGTATGAGAGTGAAAGCCAGAACACTGAGCCTCTGCTGTGGAGGACCAAACCATTTCATGACATTACTGGCTGGAAGTGAAGCCCTGAAGGCCATCAACACCACTATTGTTTTCCCCAGAACACAAGAGATGCAGAGAACGAAGGTGATCCCAAACGCTGTGTGGCGCAGCATACAGGACCATTCAGAGGGCCGTCCAATGAAAGTAAGAGAACACAGAAAACACAGAGTCAAGGAGAAGAGCAGCAGGAAGCTCAGCTCAGAGTTGTTGGCCCTGACGATGGGAGTGTCTTTCTTTATCAAGTAGAGAATAGCCACAAGCACAGTTAGAAACACTCCAAACAAGGAGAAAAGCATAAGTACAATCCCCATGACCTCAGTAAAGGTCAGGAACTCAATAGCCTTAAATATACATTTGTCTCTGCCGAGATTGGACCAGTACTCATCAGGGCAGTGTATGCAGCCATTAGAATCTGAAAGGAAATCATGATTAGTATGATTAGTAGTAAAGTAGAACACATGATGTCATAATCTAGACATTACATTGACCAAGGACTGAACTCTGAAAAACTGGATTAGGACACACATCGCACAATTCGTGTAAGTTCTGCGTAGAATGAGTGTTGGGCTTGTAGTACCTGTAGCGTTGCTGATCTCTCCCTCTGAACATGGGACACAGTCATAACAGCATACAGGCTTTCCTTTCTGTACAGCCTTACGAGTACCTGGGGGACAACTCTCACTGCAAACTGACACAGGCATCTTCAGGGGACAGAGAGCATACACGGTTTACTGTAAATTTTACATGTTTTACTCCAGCAGGGTTTGTTACATAAATGTTTTCAATTGTAATAATGAGCCACACAATAAGGAaggaaaatatgttttattgtcacatagacCGGATAGGtggagtgaaatgtgttgttttacagggtcagtcatagtattacagagcccctggagcaaattagggttaaatgccttgctcaagggcacatcgacagatatttaacctttcagttactggcccaacgctctaaccgctaagcTTCTTTTATTCAGAAACGTTCTGTTTGTAAACAGTTAGTTTAAATCTGTTGGCACCTATTTACTGTACCTGTTGGAGCCCACCAGGCCACATGATGTCCTCTGTCCTGAGGACAAACTGTTGTCCCGGGGGTAGGGAGGCATCATAGTAACCCACTGGTTTAAACTGGACCCCTCCGTCTGGCCCACGCTGCCAGTTCACCACTTCGTACGTGGCTGCTGCAGCACCTGTACTGTCAAACCACACCTGGTCCCCTGTCTTTATGGTGAAATTCACCTGCTTCAGAGACTCCACTACCTGTGAAAAAAAGGAACAACTatacgttttttttattttgagaTATAGACAGGCAGTGAGGAATAGAGAATGGATGTTTTTAGTTGCTGTTACCTGCCAAGGTTCAGTTCTCACATTATGATCACATCCGCGTCCCTCTTTGCACTTCAGTAAGCTGTGCAGAGAGTGGGCCACTGCATATATGGCTTTATAGATATTACTAGAGTATCTGAGCTCTTCCACATCTGCATTATATTCTCTCAGCTCTATCAGATCCTGACTCTCACTACAAGGCCTACTCACTGTTGCATTCTCCTGGAGGCTTGTCTCTGTGCAATGAAATGCCGTGTCCCAGAACTGCTTTATCACAAATTCGGAGAAGCCGCTGATGTTGGCCTTCTGGACAGCGAACCCCAGTGAACCCCCCAGCACACTGTAGCTAGTAGGGGTGACTAGGCTGTCTGCAGTGATCCAAGCCTCCACACCAATAAACTGTAGGCCGGTGATGTTCTGCAGACTGAGCTCCTCCAGCAGGTTGTTCATCTCCACGTGGGCCAGAAAGCCTACGATCACCCTGGCCGTCCCACCTCGGATCACATTAACGACCTTTAACAGCTTCTCTGGCTCCGTCCGGCTGAACTTCTCTGAGTATtccacacagacaccctcctccTTGGCTGAAGCCAGGAAGATAGCCATGCCGTTGTTGCCATAGTCACTGTCACTGTTGACCGCTCCCACCCAGCTCCAGCCGAAGTACTTGACCAGCTGGGCCAGGGCTCTGCTCTGATAGAGGTCACTGGCGATGGTTCGGAAGAAAGAAGGGTACTCCTTCCTACTGCTAAGGCACTCACATGTGGCAGAGTGGCTGATCTGAAGaatagagagaggacgagagagacaaggagagagagagaaagggagagagacagggagtgggagagaaagagaaagggagagacagagggagagagaaagtgacggAACTGAATACACTAAAACAAGATTGACTTAAATTCTCATATAATTGCTTGTCCTATAGGGCCTCTTACCACAGGTATTTGGAATGGACCGGTGGTGTGTGACATCACTATAGTGGAGGAGGACTCTGACTCTCCGATGATGGCGTGAACTGCTGTTTGGCCAATGCAGGTCTTTCCCACCGTCCTCTCCTGACCGTTCATCAGGGCCATGGCCGCACGCATAGAGTACAGAGTCGAGCCACAGTTGTCATAAATACGATATCCAATAGAGACATTTGGAAGCAGAGTGTCGCTGTTGTTGATCTCCTCGATGGCGAAGATCATGGTCTGAGCAAATCGGAACTCTCTGAGGTTTACACTAGAGGAAGGGTTAAGAAAAATATCAGTTAAAGTCGTACAAATCATGAGCATACAACCACAAAAGTTGTGTTtaatttgataaaaaaaataattataataataaaatagCCAAATATTCAATAAACTGTAACCGAGTAGGAGCTTACTTGGAGAAGTTGAGAAGTGGTGACTGTGAAGGAGCTTACCTGGAGCAGGTGAGAAGTGGTGACTGTGAAGGAGCTTACCTGGAGCAGGTGAGAAGTGGTGACTGTGAAGGAGCTTACCTGGAGCAGGTGAGAAGTGGTGACTGTGAAGGAGCTTACCTGGAGCAGGTGAGAAGTGGTGACTGTGAAGGAGCTTACCTGGAGCAGGTGAGAGGGGGTGGTGTTTCTGTGAAGGAGAGCGGGGGctgtgtgattttgctgtggatGGAGAAGGCTCCTCCTATAGTCACGTCTCCTTCCTTGGACAGCAGAGGGAACTCTGGACTCCCCAGCATCCGACAGACAGTCTCCGTACCCTCTGCCCCAAagactcctaacaaccccaccactaccacccacaGCAGCTGCATCACACTCTCATACACACTCTGAAGGGGTTTCACTCCCTGACCTGAGACCTGAGCAGACTCCTACACTGAGTTTTATACTGACAAAGACAGCTGCAGGGCATGGTGGACTAGAGTTATCCAATCAGAGACAGGCGTAATGGGACGGTCTCTATGGGCCACTGTGGATATTATTGCCTCTATTGTAATAACGTATCATCACTGTGCTGCTTTAAAGACAGGATAGCAACATGACATTTCACTGTGCTGCTTTAAAGACAGGATAGCAACATGACATTTCACTGTGCTGCTTTAAAGACAGGATAGCAACATGACATTTCACTGTGCTGCTTTAAAGACAGGATAGCAGGATGACATTTCACTGTGCTGCTTTAAAGACAGGATAGCAACATGACATTTCACTGTGCTGCTTTAAAGACAGGATAGCAACATGACATTTCACTGCGCTGCTTTAAAGACAGGATAGCAACATGACATTTCACTGCGCTGCTTTAAAGACAGGATAGCAAGATGACATTTCACTGTGCTGCTTTAAAGACAGGATAGCAACATGACATTTCACTGTGCTGCTTTAAAGACAGGATAGCAGGATGACATTTCACTGCGCTGCTTTAAAGACAGGATAGCAAGATGACATTTCACTGTGCTGCTTTAAAGACAGGATAGCAGGATGACATTTCACTGTGCTGCTTTAAAGACAGGATAGCAGGATGACATTTCACTGCGCTGCTTTAAAGACAGGATAGCAGGATGACATTTCACTGTGCTGCTTTAAAGACAGGATAGCAACATGACATTTCACTGCGCTGCTTTAAAGACAGGATAGCAGGATGACATTTCACTGTGCTGCTTTAAAGACAGGATAGCAGGATGACATTTCACTGTGCTGCTTTAAAGACAGGATAACAGGATGACATTTCACTGTGCTGCTTTAAAGACAGGATAGCAGGATGACATTTCACTGCGCTGCTTTAAAGACAGGATAGCAGGATGACATTTCACTGTGCTGCTTTAAAGACAGGATAGCAGGATGACATTTCACTGCGCTGCTTTAAAGACAGGATAGCAACATGACATTTCACTGTGCTGCTTTAAAGACAGGATAGCAGGATGACATTTCACTGCGCTGCTTTAAAGACAGGATAGCAGGATGACATTTCACTGTGCTGCTTTAAAGACAGGATAGCAGGATGACATTTCACTGTGCTGCTTTAAAGACAGGATAGCAACATGACATTTCACTGCGCTGCTTTAAAGACAGGATAGCAGGATGACATTTCACTGTGCTGCTTTAAAGACAGGATAACAGGATGACACTTTAGTGCATCAGGGACATCATCAGTGACCATCAACTTTCTAGGGTTTGGGGGTTGAAATGTATTATATTCCAATACACTATCCTGTAGGTCAATAGCATCATGAAAGGGAATGTCCTGTCTCCCAGTGGTAGAGCTTCAGGACTTCAGCTGAGTGGTAGAGCTCCAGGGATTCAGCTGAGTGGTAAAGCTCCAGGACTTCAGCTGAGTGGTAGAGCTCCAGGGATTCAGCTGAGTGGTAAAGCTCCAGGACTTCAGCTGAGTGGTAGAGCTCCAGGGATTCAGCTGAATTGTAGAGCTCCAGGACTTCAGCTGTGTGGTAGAGCTCCAGGACTTCAGCTGAGTGGTAAAGCTCCAGGACTTCAGCTGTGTAGTAGAGCTCTATACATAATTGAGAACCCTCTGGTATCAGagcattccatgatgacatgactctatacataacAGAGTCACCTCTGGTAACAGctcattccatgatgacatgactctatacataacAGAATCACCTCTGGTGGTAGagcattccatgatgacatgactctatacataacagagtcacctctggtggcagagcattccatgatgacatgactctatacataactgagtcaCCTCTGGTAACAGCTCATTCCAtaatgacatgactctatacataactgagtcaCCTCTGGTGGCAGAGCGTTCCATAATGACATGGTTCTATACATAACTGAGAGACACattaaatctgtttttggtttgtgTTCCGTGAAGAAACCCATAATGTCttgtctggtggggtatgtacAGTATGTCGGTTTGAAGTGTATGCAAATATATTCTACAAGTGGTGTAAAAAACTAAaatgaagtttgttctgaagtgtctatcGTATATACAgttggaagttgacatacaccttagccaaatacatttaaactcagtttttcacaattcctgacattcaatcctagtaacaattccctgtcttacgtcagttaggatcaccactttattttaagaacgtgaaatgtcagagagaatgatttatttcagcttttatttccttcatcacattcccagtgggtcagaagtttacatacactcaattagtatttggtagcattgcctttatactgtttaacttgggtcaaacatttcgggtaggcttccacaagccttccataataagttgggtcaattttcctcctgacagagctggtgtaactgagtcaggtttgtaggcctccttccttgcacacgctttttcagttcagcccacagattttctatagaattgaggtcagggctttgtgatggccactccaacaccttgacttttttgtccttaagccattttgccacaactttggaagtatgcttggggtcattgtccatttggaagaccgatttgcgaccaagctttaacttcctgactgatg
This genomic window contains:
- the LOC106613290 gene encoding extracellular calcium-sensing receptor-like, with the protein product MQLLWVVVVGLLGVFGAEGTETVCRMLGSPEFPLLSKEGDVTIGGAFSIHSKITQPPLSFTETPPPLTCSSVNLREFRFAQTMIFAIEEINNSDTLLPNVSIGYRIYDNCGSTLYSMRAAMALMNGQERTVGKTCIGQTAVHAIIGESESSSTIVMSHTTGPFQIPVISHSATCECLSSRKEYPSFFRTIASDLYQSRALAQLVKYFGWSWVGAVNSDSDYGNNGMAIFLASAKEEGVCVEYSEKFSRTEPEKLLKVVNVIRGGTARVIVGFLAHVEMNNLLEELSLQNITGLQFIGVEAWITADSLVTPTSYSVLGGSLGFAVQKANISGFSEFVIKQFWDTAFHCTETSLQENATVSRPCSESQDLIELREYNADVEELRYSSNIYKAIYAVAHSLHSLLKCKEGRGCDHNVRTEPWQVVESLKQVNFTIKTGDQVWFDSTGAAAATYEVVNWQRGPDGGVQFKPVGYYDASLPPGQQFVLRTEDIMWPGGLQQMPVSVCSESCPPGTRKAVQKGKPVCCYDCVPCSEGEISNATDSNGCIHCPDEYWSNLGRDKCIFKAIEFLTFTEVMGIVLMLFSLFGVFLTVLVAILYLIKKDTPIVRANNSELSFLLLFSLTLCFLCSLTFIGRPSEWSCMLRHTAFGITFVLCISCVLGKTIVVLMAFRASLPASNVMKWFGPPQQRLSVLAFTLIQVLICVLWLTVSPPFPYKNMKTYKEKIILECDVGSAIGFWVVLGYIGLLSLLCFVLAFLARKLPDNFNEAKFITFSMLIFCAVWITFIPAYVSSPGKFTVAVEIFAILASSYGMLFCIFAPKCCIILFKPELNTKKHMMGKMK